DNA from Leptospira mayottensis 200901116:
TACAACAATACGAAAGAAATTTTTTCCACGAACGCTTCCAATTCGTAAAAAAAGAAATTGGGTTTGTAAAAGGTGAATCCAAAAGTTCAAAAGGTTTCTCCCGAAATAGAAAAGTCTGTTTCGAACAAAAAGCCCAAATTCAAAAAGACAATCAAGCGAAAACTCTAACTCAACCCGCGATGCTTGCTTCCCTAATGAGAATATCCGGAACCTTGATAGAAGAATAGGAATCATTGTACTCGTTCGAGATTCCCTCGATTCTAAAAAGAAGATCAAAAAAATTCAGATTCATCGTTATGCTATCCACCGGATGAACGGGGATTCCATTTTTATAATAGATCCCTTGTACACCGATCGAGATTTCTCCGGAAACCGCGCTACATCCTGAACCTCCTTCGAGTTTTAAAACGTAAATACATTCCGGAAAACTACCCAATAATTCTTCGAGAGTTTTATCTCCCTTGGGTACAACGTAATTATTAAACGAAGTGCCGACCCTACCACCATACGAACGAACCGCATTTCCGGTGGGAACGACTCCCTCCTTTTTAGCAGATTCTAGATTATAGAGATAAGTTTGCAGAATTCCATTTTCGATCACTGCCTTTTTACTCGTTAAAACCCCCTCCGCATCAAGAAGTCTCGAACCTGGATAATCCGAAATGTGCGGATCGCAAAACAAGTTCCAATTTTGTGATGCGATTTGTGAACCGATTTTGCCTTCCAGTCTAGACAAACCTTTTTGTACACTATCCGCAGAAAACGGAGAAGAAAACATTCCAAAAATCTGAGGACTGATTCGATTAGAAAGAACGATATTGTACAAACCACTTTTTACAGGTTTTGCTCCCAAAAGAGCCAAAGAACGTTCCGCCGCCGTGGACACGATCAACTCAGGGCTAATACAATCTAAATCCAAACCAGAACGTGTATAGCCCCCCATTTTTTTGGTTTTTCCGTCGGTTGCGACCAACGCAACTCCCGCCGAAATAAGGTTCGATTTTTCACCATGATAAAGTCCATTCGAATTTGCTAATATGAATCGGCTCCAAGTTTTACCTGCGTAAGAATATGGAACATTCTCGATTTTACCCCCGACCGACCAAGCAAGATCATCCAACTTCTCACCTGTGGATTTCAACCATTCAAAACCGAGAGATTCTAAAGATTCCTCGTAAGAACGGATGTTGATTTTGGGAAGATCAGACGGTCCAGGAAGGTCAATATCAAGCGGATCCGAAATTTTAGCCTGCGCAAGTGCATCTTCCACCATCTGAAACAACGCTTCTTCGGATAATTTTTCACTGTAAGAATAACCCGGTTTTCCCGATTGGATGAGACGGATTCCAATCCCTCTGGAATTGGAAAGTTCGGTATTACTCACTCTTTTTCGAAAAAGTTCGATTCCCACCTCTTTGGACTCGGAGCCAACGAGATCGTATTGATCCAACTTTTTCTTTTTACAAACGTCTAACACATATTCAACGGAACTATCCAAATTCATGAACGACCTCCCACGAGAATCTCGTCCACTTTCAAGGAAGGTTGTCCCACTGTGACCGGAACCGATCCCGAAGCCGCACCGCACATTCCAGCCGCGAGTTCCAAGTCGTTGCCTACCATACTGATCTTAGGGAGGATCTCGTCTCCTTTGCCGATAAGCGTTGCGCCTCTAACCGGTTCTGCGATCTTTCCGTTTCGGATAACGTATCCTTCTTCCACGGAAAAATTAAATTCTCCCGTAGACGGATTGACCGAACCGCCTCCCATCTTTTTAGCAAAAAGTCCATATTCGATTCCGGACAACATGGAATCAAAGGAGTCCTTTCCTGCAGCGATGTATGTGTTTCTCATTCTAGAAACGGGAGCATACATGTAACTTTCTCTTCGAGCGCTTCCGGTTTTGGGAACTCCTACTTCTTCCGCTCCGATTCGATCAGCGAGATAACTTTTTAAAATTCCGTTCTCTATCAAAACGGTTTTCTGAGGAGCCGAGCCTTCGTCATCCACAGAGATACTTCCCCAAGAATCAGGAATCGTTCCGTCATCAATAGCGGTCAAACAGGACTGCGCAATTTTTTCCCCGAGCTTATCCACAAAAGGAGAGGATTTTTTACGGATCGCTTCTGTTTCCAACGGATGTCCGCAGGCCTCGTGAAAAATGACTCCACCAAAACCGTTCCCCATCACAACAGGCATTTTCTTTCCTTGAATGTATCCAGCAGACAACATCAAAAGAGCTCTTTCAGCCGCAGTTTTGGAAAGTTGTTCTACGGGAAGTTCATTGAAAAATTCAAAACCCTTTTTAGCTCCTGGATTTTCGGAAGCAACGAATCTTTCTCCTTCTTTTTCCGCGGCGACGTTGATGCTAAAGCGACTTCTTACCCTCAAATCTTCAAGAAACAATCCTTCGGAATTGTAGATTCCGATTCTGGAAACGGAATCAAACGCGGAAACGCTGACTTGAACTATATTCGAAGAAATGCTCCGAGCGTTTTGGTCCGCACGAAATAAAATTTCTAATTTTTCATGAGGAGAAACTTTGCGAGGATCCCTTACGTTTGCCGGAAACGAAGGGGATTTTAAATTACCTTTCAATACGAGCGTTTGTCTTTTTTCTCTTGCGGTTCCTCTGGAATCCGCTAAAAGATCTATGAGAGAAATCAAATGTTCCGAGTCTTCGTTGTTGGTATGTGCGTAGAGAACGTCGGTTCCATAGATAAGTCGGATTCCGATTCCGTAATCGATTCCCGCAAAACTTTGTTCTATTTTTTGATCTCTTAAACTTACGGAAGAAGATCTTGTCTCTTCCTCGAATATTTCTACGAAATCGGCTTTCCTGGAAAGTCCAGCTTCCAAGATGAGTTGGGCTTTGTTTGTCTGCATCCTATCCTTTTAGACTCCTAAGAAATTTGGAGTCCGTAGTTCTTTTTTGATCAAGGCTTTTTGATTTTTTCTCTGTATCTGATCGCATGTGCGGTTGCTTTCCACTTGATTCGATTCCAGACGACCAGAAGAATACTCGTTTCTTCCACTTCAAAACGATAATTGATGATTTCATCCCCTCCGAGTGCCTTGGACTTATCCAACAATTCTCTGTAACCAGTTTCACCCGTCACCCAGAACATGAACCAGGAAGTATAAATTCCTTCGGTTTCTACGGTTCCTAAAATTTGAAAATCGTCCGAGTTTAAAACGTATTGAGTGAAGTTGGTGCTTAGCCCTGGAACACGTATATCTCTATAGATACAACCACCCAATAAAAAGGAAACGGAAAACAAAAGTAAAATACTTTTATATTTCAAAACGTTCATATACTTTCCTCAAATCCTTGAAATGAAATCCATTATAAATTTCGAATATAATTTTGTTCCGGTAATTTCCCCTGCAATGCAAGTCGTATATAATCAATTCCTTTTAAATCGTCAGAATACCTTGGAATCAAATGAAAGTGCATATGAGGAACCATCTCTGAAACCGTCACAGTATAAATTTTAATCGGAGAATGGTTTTTATAGATCCATTTTGTCGCAAACTCTAAGGCTTTTCCGAAATCGGAAAAAGAATCCTTAGTCCACTCCTGATATGAAGTCCAATGAGAATGGGGCTCTATATAAAGATAGCCGTTGAGTTTTTTTTCTTCCTCGCAGTGACGCACCGAAAATTCTCCGAATCTCATAAGAACTTCCGAAAGATCGTCGGACCGATAAAACTTACAAAGCGGGCATTCGGACATTCTATAATAATTTCCAAGATTCTCCTCTTGTATAGGAGAAAATGATCGATAGATAGATTTTAGCGTATAAGCCACCAGGCAAATGTTAGATGCAAGGTATCTTTAGTAGAGAAAGACTTGAAACATATGACTTTTTTGAGCTAAAAAAAGGAAATACACAATAAACAAAATTTAAAAGACAAAAGTACATCGGCCTTCAGTTACCAGTTTTAACGAACTACGGAAGTACCAAATCGTATTGGGTATAAAAAAGATCAGAACAGCTTAAGCTCATATATTCATAGAAGCAACAAATTTTCCTTTTCATTCTTCCCACAAACCAACTGATTGAAAAGTACTTGAAATGAAACCTTAAATCTCAGAAAAATAAACTCACACAAATCGATTTTACTGCGATCATTGATTCATCTTCATTTCAGTTCTTTAAGTTTTAGGATAAACATTGAATTCCCAAATTTTAGACAAGAATTGAATGTATTATAATATCATTCAGAGGTTCCTATGAGACGTTTTTTTTTTGCATTCACTTTCCTGTTATTTTGGAACCAATCAGTAGTCGCAGAAACGTTTCGTATCAAAAACGGAATCACAGCGCTGTTAGGAGATCCGGCAGCCGTGGAAAAATCTTGGCTCATTGAATGGATTCCAGTTTGGAAAAAAGAGGAAGAATCTAGGCTAGAAACATATTTAAAAAAAGTTCTTTCTATTCAATTGAAAAATCCTTCTTTCCCTACTAAGGAAAAGCTCAAAACCGAATTCAAAAAAATCCCGAATCTAGGCGGGATACGAATTAGAAATCAAAAGTCCACTCTGTTTTATCAGGTTTCTTACGGAGCAGAATTTCCAAATCTTTCCCAAATTCGTAGTTTTACGATTAAAGACTATTACGTTGATTTTTATCTCGGAAGACAAACTGGAATTACATCTGTGGAATTCCTAAAAACCGGTTTAACATGTGCATTTTATTATTTCTCGGAAGATGAAACTCTTCTCTATTCTCAAGAATCTTCCGAATGGAAAATCAAAACTGAAAAATCTTTAGGAGAATTAAACTCCTTCTTCAAAACTCGAAATACAAATTGTCAGGGTTGTGAGAAGATTCGATTGGTTGACGGCACGTTATTTTTCTTTCCCTCCCAGTCGGGAATTTCCTTTTGGATTCGTCTTGGAATCAATTTTCTTCTTTTGGTCTCTGCTTTCATCCTTACTATTTTTTTCTTTCGAAATTTTTGGATTCGCAATAGGGAAACACTCAGAAAAGCAATCCAAACCAAAAAAAACTTGGACCAGGAAAAAAAATCGATTCTTTCTCAATAATACTCAAATTTTTGCTATACAAATAATTATATATATTTTACATTAGCTTTCAGAAAACCGGGTGACATAAACCTGAGCTTGTGAAAAAAATCGAAACAAGCTCGTTTTTTGAACCCAAAGGACATCTTTTTGTCCGGATCAGAAGCCATACTTAAAAAAGATAACCGTTGTTTTGACGGTTTGTTTCCTCTAAAAACCGTATTAAGGGAGGAGGCAAAAAACATGGGAGAAGGTATTATGAAGAAAAGTAAAGAAGAAGCTCAAAATGTAGACGATTCCAAAAAGTTAGCGATCGAACAAGCGATGAACCAAATTGAAAAACAATTTGGAAAAGGTGCAATTATGAAATTGGGTTCGGATACTTCCAAACAAACCGTTCAGGTAATTCCTTCCGGTTCTTTGGATTTGGACATCGCGCTTGGAATCGGAGGTTATCCAATTGGAAGAATTGTGGAAATCTACGGACCTGAATCTTCCGGAAAAACGACTATTACTCTTTCAGCAATTGCGGAAGCTCAAAAGAGAGGCGGGGTTGCAGCGTTCATCGATGCGGAACATGCGCTGGATCCCTCCTACGCAAAAAAACTCGGAGTCAATATCGATGAGCTTTTGGTTTCTCAACCGGATAATGGAGAAGAAGCCCTGGAAATCTGCGAATCCTTAGTGCGAAGCAATGCAATCGATTTGATTGTAATCGACTCCGTAGCAGCGCTTGTCCCGAAAGCCGAAATTGAAGGGGATATGGGAGATTCGCACATGGGCTTACAGGCAAGACTCATGTCCCAGGCTCTTAGAAAACTCACAGGAACGATCGCGAAATCTAAAACCGTGGTCATATTTATTAACCAAATTCGGATGAAAATAGGAGTCATGTTCGGTTCTCCGGAAACGACCACAGGCGGAAACGCTCTGAAATTTTATTGTTCGATTCGTTTGGATATTCGAAAAATCGAAACGATCAAGGAAAAAGAAGAATCCGTCGGGAACAGAGTCCGGGTCAAAGTAGTCAAAAATAAGTGTGCCCCTCCATTTAAACAGGCGGAATTTGATATAATCTTCAACGCGGGCATCAGTAGAGAGGGTTCTCTGGTTGACCTTGGTGTAAAGCATGATATCATTCACAAAGCTGGGGCTTGGTATTCCTATAACACAGAAAAAATCGGACAAGGAAAAGAAGCCGCCAAGGAATACCTGAAAAACAATCCTGAAATTGCTTTAACCATTGAAAATATGATCAGAGATTTAAATAGTCTGCCTTTACAGGCTCAGGAAAACAAAAAGCCACGCAAAGAGGAAAAATTAGAACAGGCAGTTGGCTAAAATAAATGGCTTTCTTTTTAGGAACCCTTGACCGCCGGATGAGAAATCGTTCGGCGTTTTTTTTTAATTACAGTATTTTCCAGAAATTAAAATCTTTCTATAAGAGGGTAAAAAAAGACAACAAAGATCATGGCAGAGATTAGCATTTTAGGAGCAGGCGGTTTAACCGGAAAGGAGCTACTTTTGCTTCTTTCCCGCCAAAAGGAACACGAAGTCGTTCATATCACGAGTGATAAACTTGCAGGCAAAACACTTGCCGAAGTTTTTCCCGAAATTCCTTTTCCCAAAAATCTTACCTTCCGCAAACATGAGGCCACAGTTCCCAAAAAATCATTAGTCGTTCTAGCTGTGCCTAACAATGTATCAATCGAGTCGGCTCCTAAATTTTTGGACTTCGGCCACAAAGTAATCGACCTTTCCGGAGTTTATAGACTTCACAATCAAGAAATATTTGAAAAAGCTTATCAATTAAAACATACTCAATTCTCCTATGTGGATAAGGCTGTTTTCGGAATTCCTGAGATTTTTAGGGACAAATTGAAAAACGCAGATTTTGTTTCCAACCCGGGTTGTTTTTCCACTTCCGTAATTCTTCCGGTATTTTTATTAAACGAGCTCAGAAAAAATCTAAGACCTCGGATCATAGCCGATTCCAAATCAGGGGTCTCCGGCGCAGGTGGAAGAACCGAAGACGCAGGTTACTCTTATACAGGAGTGTACGAAAACTTTCGAGCTTATAAGATTCTTTCCCATCAACACGAACCAGAAATTAAAGAATACGTTTACGCTCATTCGAAACTTCCCGAACCGGAAGTCGTTTTCACTCCCCATTTATTACCGGTTTATAGAGGAATTCTTTCGACGATTGTATTAGAGTTTGATACCGAACCTTCTGCTGACCCGATTTCCGTTCTACAAAACTCTTGTAAAAACGAACCTTTCCTTAGAATCTTAAAAACTCCGGAAGAGATCGAACTGAAAAGAGTTCAACATACGAACTTTTTGGATATTTCGGTAAGAAAAAGAGGAAATACATTAGTTGTTGTTTCCGCTTTGGACAACCTCGTAAAAGGTGCCGCAGGACAAGCCCTACAAAACATCAATCTCATGACCGGAACAAAGGAGATTTTGGGATTATTCCCCTGATTTTTATGGAAAAAGTAAGTCTTTACCATCTACTCAGGGACGTAGCTTCCGTTTATGCGGATCGTCCTATGTATTGGGTTCGGCAAGAAGACGGCGACTTTCGCGGAATCTCTTATCAAGACTGGTATGAGAATCTCAAGAATCTTTCTGTGTTCCTGATCGATCTTGGAATGCAAAAAGGAAACACAGCGGGACTCATTTGCGATAATAGATACGAATGGTCTCTTTGTTCCCTCTCCTTGGTCACGATCGGATGTGTGGATGTCCCTCGTGGTTGCGACGCCACGTTAGACGATCTGAAATATATTTTAGAACATTCCGAAGCCAAACTCCTCTTTTTAGAGAATGAGAAAATACTAAAAAAGTTACTGGAAGATAAATCTAGTCTCGCAAATGTAAAAACGATTCTTCTCATAGATCCCCACACAAAATGGAAGGATCTGGAAAACGCTCGCACTGCACTTCCCGGTGTAAAATTTTTCTTTTTAGAAGATGCACTTTTAGAAGGAGAGAGATCCCGAATTAAAAAAGGAGATAAACTCTACTCTCAAAGAGGTGAAATTTTAATCGGTAAAGATCTCGCGACCATCATATATACTTCTGGAACGACAGGTGCACCGAAAGGTGTGATGTTGAACCACAGAAGTTTTACCTGGGGGATTCATCAACTTCAAGAATTCGTTCCGTGTTCTTGTAACGATAGAACCATTATCTTTCTTCCGCCGTGGCATATTGCCGAAAGACTTTTAGAAACAACCCTTATAGCCTGGGGAGCTTCTATGGCATGTTCTTCCATTCCTACAATTCCTGCGGATATGCAAAAGGTAAAGCCCACCGTACTCGTTTCAGTTCCGAGACTTTGGGAAGGACTTTATAAAAGAATCCACGACACGGTTCGAAAGGCTCCCCCGCTCAAACAAAAGTTATTTCATGTTGCAGTAAGAATGGCGGAGATCACAACGAGTCTTCAGGATACAATTCGAGATTTCTATACAACCATCGAAATCGAAAACCCAAGGCAAAAAACGATTGATCGCTTTGTAGCGAGCGCGTTTCTTCTTTTTCTCTATCCGATTAAAATTCTTTCCTACAAGATTTTACAAAGGGTAAAAGATTTATTCGGAGGAAGAATCCGTTTCGCATTATGCGGTGCAGGAGCTATGCCCCCGCATATTCAATTTTTCTTTCGAAGTGCAGGAATCCCAATCATCGAAACTTACGGAATGACGGAAACGACAGGAATCGGAGCAATCGGAGAATTTCCCCTTCCAAAAAACGGAGCAATCGGCGCTCCGTTACCCGGGACTGCGATCAAACTTGTAGGAGAAGATGGTAGAATTGTAACGGCTCCCGGCGAAAAAGGGATCGCTTGGCATAAGGGGCCGCACGTAACTGTCGGTTATTATAAGGAACCCGAAAAAACCGCCAAAGCCTTACAAGACGGATGGCTCGATTCCGGAGATATTCTTACTTGGACTCATACCGGAGAATTAAAATTCGCCGGAAGAGCGAAAGACACGATCGTCCTTTCCGGAGGGGAGAATTTAGAGCCAGCCCCGATCGAAGCAAAACTCACAGAGTCAGAATTCATCAGCCAAGTGATCGTCGTGGGACAGGATAAAAAGAATCTCGGGGTTTTAATCGTTCCCTTTTTCGACCGTGTCTACGAGGAATTTCAATCGAAAGAAAAAAAACTTCCAAAAGATCCAACGGAATGGAATTCTTCCAAAGAAGTAAGTTCATTTTTTAAAAACATTGTAAAAGATAAAATCTCCACAAAAGCCGGATTTAAATCTTTCGAAAAGATCGCCCATATTTATATCCTTCCAAAAGAATTTGAAAAAGGAAAAGAAATGACTGAGACAATGAAACTCAAACGTAACGTCATTTTTGCTTTATATCACGACGTGATTCAATCTTTGTATGAAAACGATGAGGATTGAACCTTCAAAAACGCTCATCTGTTCCGCTATTGCCGAAGAATTGGATCAGATCTCAATTTCTGGAAAATATCCTATTCTTCTCTGCGGAGTTGGAAATTTAGAAGCGGGGCTGCGCCTTCAAAAATTTCTGCTGGAACATCAAAATAAAAATCTGACTCTTCCTACCCAGGTTTTGTTTATCGGTTCTGCCGGAGTTTATCCTTGGCTACATCCGAGTTTTTGGAAGGATCGATTCGGATTTTCGTTTCAAATCGAAAATCAAGAGTTGGGAAAAATCGAACGAAGGATTCGAATCCCGGAAATCATTCCGGATTCGTATGAGTTCCCTTATCCTTTCGAATTTACGTCCAAGGAAGAAATTCTGATCTCAAAAACGAACGCAAGCGGTTCGATCACAATCGAAAACGTTTCCGGAAAAGTTTTGGAATATCTAAGAGAACACGATATAGGATTTGAGAACATGGAATGCTTCGGACTCGCTAAAGTTTGTCACGACTTTCGAATTCCTTTCTATTCATTCTTTGCACTTACAAACACAGTCGGACCTCTTGGAAGCGAAGAATGGAAATCCAACTACAAAAAAGAATCTGCAAAACTTCAGGAATTTCTTCTATCGTTTCTTCTTTGAGAATCTTTTTCCCGGATAAAAGAGATCGTAAATTTCTTCGAGGTGACTTTCCGCCTCTTCTTCTCCCTTTCGAATGATCTCCCCAAACTTATTGAAATCGAAAAAGGAAAATTCCTCTATATGAAGATTGATGAATAGATCCATCTTGTCCTTCCTAAGTTTCGTAATTTCTCTTCCTTCCAAAGTGATCGCTCTTCCCATAATTTTAAGAATCGGAGGATACTTTAAATCTTCCCAGAGGTTTTTAAAAAAGGACTTACCCGTGATCCTTCTGTCTTCCAGAAGTCTTACGATGGCTTCGTCTCTGAGTGGGGAAACGTTAGCGGACAAAATAATGTCGGCACCTCTTTGTCGGATTAAATTTTCAGGAACGTTATTGATTACGCCTCCGTCCACCAATAAATGATCACCGTGAAATATAGGAGGAAACATTCCCGGAAGGCTCATCGCCGCCGCCAAAGCTTCCCAAACCGGTCCACGGTCCATCACGTATTCCTCTCCACTATGAAGATCCACCGCCGAGGTTACAAAAGGAATTTTTAGGTCTTCGATGAGCGCAGAACCGAATGCATCCTTCAACATTCGATTCATTTTTTTACCTTTAAAAAAGGAAACGAGAGGAACGGTGGGATCGAAAGGTTTATCCAATCCTCCGAAAAATTTATAGATCATTTTGTAGATCGTATCCGTGTTTTCGCCGCGCGCATACAAGGCTGCGATCACCGCTCCGAACGAGGCTCCCGAAACCACGTCCACCTTTATATTCTCTTTTTCTAATACTTTCAAAAGCCCGACGTGTGCAAGCGCCCGCGCTCCCCCTCCTCCCAAAGCCAGGCCTCTCGTCCTGGATACGAGGTATCTGGAAAATGTTTCTTCTTTATGAAAAATTTTTTGGTGTTTTACGCTATCTTCAGGACGTATCGAATTGACCGAGTCTACGTAACGAATTGTTCTTCCGGCAAAATTACGGATTCGAGAACGAAAGTAAGTGATGATTTCCGTTTTTTTCTTTTGATTTCGTTCCGGATTATCCTCCCAGAAAACAACTTGATCTGCTTGTAAAAGAAGTTTATCTAGTTCCGGTTTCAAACCTGCCTGTTGAAAATACAAATGAATAACCGGAAACTGGTTTCTTAGTAGGGATAACTTCCGAATTGCATCTTGAATACTGACCTTCTCGAAAGATTCCATTGGAACCAGAGTCATCTTTCCTTCATGGGAATAACCTCCTATCTTTACGATAGCGTCCAATTTTTCCTTGTAACCTTGAACCTCTTCCAGAGGGACATGACAAATCATCCTTCTGGGAAGAGAAGTCATTGCACTTTCCGGTTCGAGATGCTCCCTGAATCGATTGCTCATCAACCGTATTAGATTGCTTGAAAGAATCGGTTCTTTCTCTGCAAGTTTGAGAAAAAAATGTCCGTCGAGAACATAGAGTAAAGTGTCCATCACGGCAATCGCAGAACCGGCGTGTTGTGTTCGGGTCATAAGACTATTCTCAGCAAAAAATTCCGCCTCACCGAGATATTTGACCGACTTTCCGGATTCTCCGAAAGTAAGCATCACTTCGCCATGTCGAACTATAAAAAGCTTATCCGAAATATCCCCTCGATAGTAAATCACATCGTGATTGTATACGTTCCGTTCCTCAATATTTTGATAAATACGAGTTAGAACAGCCGGAGATAATTTTTGAAATAAAGATATTCCAGAAAGAAACTTTAAAATTTCAGGATGAATTTTTCGTGCCATAAAACGCAGATGAACTCTATTTTAATAAGACGAGAAAGTAAAGAATTTCTCAATACCTCTCGCACCTCTTTCAATGCTTTTCTCTTGATTTTCTGGCTCATCGCACAATGTTATGCACAATGACTTTGAAAGCGAACTCTGTTGTATCCGTTTTTCGACAATCCGTGTTAGACTGGCATAAAAAGGAAGCGGCTTCCCAAAATCCATTTCCGCCCAACAGCATCGAGTCAATCCTTTATAGTAAAAACCAAATCGATACGATTCAATGGCACGTAGAAGACGAAATCCGCAGGCCGGATCTACCGGACAAGGAGCTGGTCAATTTCAAAAGACAAATCGACAAACTAAACCAAGAGCGTACCGATC
Protein-coding regions in this window:
- a CDS encoding TldD/PmbA family protein encodes the protein MNLDSSVEYVLDVCKKKKLDQYDLVGSESKEVGIELFRKRVSNTELSNSRGIGIRLIQSGKPGYSYSEKLSEEALFQMVEDALAQAKISDPLDIDLPGPSDLPKINIRSYEESLESLGFEWLKSTGEKLDDLAWSVGGKIENVPYSYAGKTWSRFILANSNGLYHGEKSNLISAGVALVATDGKTKKMGGYTRSGLDLDCISPELIVSTAAERSLALLGAKPVKSGLYNIVLSNRISPQIFGMFSSPFSADSVQKGLSRLEGKIGSQIASQNWNLFCDPHISDYPGSRLLDAEGVLTSKKAVIENGILQTYLYNLESAKKEGVVPTGNAVRSYGGRVGTSFNNYVVPKGDKTLEELLGSFPECIYVLKLEGGSGCSAVSGEISIGVQGIYYKNGIPVHPVDSITMNLNFFDLLFRIEGISNEYNDSYSSIKVPDILIREASIAG
- a CDS encoding TldD/PmbA family protein: MQTNKAQLILEAGLSRKADFVEIFEEETRSSSVSLRDQKIEQSFAGIDYGIGIRLIYGTDVLYAHTNNEDSEHLISLIDLLADSRGTAREKRQTLVLKGNLKSPSFPANVRDPRKVSPHEKLEILFRADQNARSISSNIVQVSVSAFDSVSRIGIYNSEGLFLEDLRVRSRFSINVAAEKEGERFVASENPGAKKGFEFFNELPVEQLSKTAAERALLMLSAGYIQGKKMPVVMGNGFGGVIFHEACGHPLETEAIRKKSSPFVDKLGEKIAQSCLTAIDDGTIPDSWGSISVDDEGSAPQKTVLIENGILKSYLADRIGAEEVGVPKTGSARRESYMYAPVSRMRNTYIAAGKDSFDSMLSGIEYGLFAKKMGGGSVNPSTGEFNFSVEEGYVIRNGKIAEPVRGATLIGKGDEILPKISMVGNDLELAAGMCGAASGSVPVTVGQPSLKVDEILVGGRS
- a CDS encoding LIC11742 family lipoprotein, which produces MNVLKYKSILLLFSVSFLLGGCIYRDIRVPGLSTNFTQYVLNSDDFQILGTVETEGIYTSWFMFWVTGETGYRELLDKSKALGGDEIINYRFEVEETSILLVVWNRIKWKATAHAIRYREKIKKP
- a CDS encoding HIT family protein, with the protein product MSECPLCKFYRSDDLSEVLMRFGEFSVRHCEEEKKLNGYLYIEPHSHWTSYQEWTKDSFSDFGKALEFATKWIYKNHSPIKIYTVTVSEMVPHMHFHLIPRYSDDLKGIDYIRLALQGKLPEQNYIRNL
- the recA gene encoding recombinase RecA; its protein translation is MGEGIMKKSKEEAQNVDDSKKLAIEQAMNQIEKQFGKGAIMKLGSDTSKQTVQVIPSGSLDLDIALGIGGYPIGRIVEIYGPESSGKTTITLSAIAEAQKRGGVAAFIDAEHALDPSYAKKLGVNIDELLVSQPDNGEEALEICESLVRSNAIDLIVIDSVAALVPKAEIEGDMGDSHMGLQARLMSQALRKLTGTIAKSKTVVIFINQIRMKIGVMFGSPETTTGGNALKFYCSIRLDIRKIETIKEKEESVGNRVRVKVVKNKCAPPFKQAEFDIIFNAGISREGSLVDLGVKHDIIHKAGAWYSYNTEKIGQGKEAAKEYLKNNPEIALTIENMIRDLNSLPLQAQENKKPRKEEKLEQAVG
- the argC gene encoding N-acetyl-gamma-glutamyl-phosphate reductase; translation: MAEISILGAGGLTGKELLLLLSRQKEHEVVHITSDKLAGKTLAEVFPEIPFPKNLTFRKHEATVPKKSLVVLAVPNNVSIESAPKFLDFGHKVIDLSGVYRLHNQEIFEKAYQLKHTQFSYVDKAVFGIPEIFRDKLKNADFVSNPGCFSTSVILPVFLLNELRKNLRPRIIADSKSGVSGAGGRTEDAGYSYTGVYENFRAYKILSHQHEPEIKEYVYAHSKLPEPEVVFTPHLLPVYRGILSTIVLEFDTEPSADPISVLQNSCKNEPFLRILKTPEEIELKRVQHTNFLDISVRKRGNTLVVVSALDNLVKGAAGQALQNINLMTGTKEILGLFP
- a CDS encoding long-chain fatty acid--CoA ligase yields the protein MEKVSLYHLLRDVASVYADRPMYWVRQEDGDFRGISYQDWYENLKNLSVFLIDLGMQKGNTAGLICDNRYEWSLCSLSLVTIGCVDVPRGCDATLDDLKYILEHSEAKLLFLENEKILKKLLEDKSSLANVKTILLIDPHTKWKDLENARTALPGVKFFFLEDALLEGERSRIKKGDKLYSQRGEILIGKDLATIIYTSGTTGAPKGVMLNHRSFTWGIHQLQEFVPCSCNDRTIIFLPPWHIAERLLETTLIAWGASMACSSIPTIPADMQKVKPTVLVSVPRLWEGLYKRIHDTVRKAPPLKQKLFHVAVRMAEITTSLQDTIRDFYTTIEIENPRQKTIDRFVASAFLLFLYPIKILSYKILQRVKDLFGGRIRFALCGAGAMPPHIQFFFRSAGIPIIETYGMTETTGIGAIGEFPLPKNGAIGAPLPGTAIKLVGEDGRIVTAPGEKGIAWHKGPHVTVGYYKEPEKTAKALQDGWLDSGDILTWTHTGELKFAGRAKDTIVLSGGENLEPAPIEAKLTESEFISQVIVVGQDKKNLGVLIVPFFDRVYEEFQSKEKKLPKDPTEWNSSKEVSSFFKNIVKDKISTKAGFKSFEKIAHIYILPKEFEKGKEMTETMKLKRNVIFALYHDVIQSLYENDED
- a CDS encoding phosphorylase, producing the protein MRIEPSKTLICSAIAEELDQISISGKYPILLCGVGNLEAGLRLQKFLLEHQNKNLTLPTQVLFIGSAGVYPWLHPSFWKDRFGFSFQIENQELGKIERRIRIPEIIPDSYEFPYPFEFTSKEEILISKTNASGSITIENVSGKVLEYLREHDIGFENMECFGLAKVCHDFRIPFYSFFALTNTVGPLGSEEWKSNYKKESAKLQEFLLSFLL
- a CDS encoding patatin-like phospholipase family protein; translated protein: MARKIHPEILKFLSGISLFQKLSPAVLTRIYQNIEERNVYNHDVIYYRGDISDKLFIVRHGEVMLTFGESGKSVKYLGEAEFFAENSLMTRTQHAGSAIAVMDTLLYVLDGHFFLKLAEKEPILSSNLIRLMSNRFREHLEPESAMTSLPRRMICHVPLEEVQGYKEKLDAIVKIGGYSHEGKMTLVPMESFEKVSIQDAIRKLSLLRNQFPVIHLYFQQAGLKPELDKLLLQADQVVFWEDNPERNQKKKTEIITYFRSRIRNFAGRTIRYVDSVNSIRPEDSVKHQKIFHKEETFSRYLVSRTRGLALGGGGARALAHVGLLKVLEKENIKVDVVSGASFGAVIAALYARGENTDTIYKMIYKFFGGLDKPFDPTVPLVSFFKGKKMNRMLKDAFGSALIEDLKIPFVTSAVDLHSGEEYVMDRGPVWEALAAAMSLPGMFPPIFHGDHLLVDGGVINNVPENLIRQRGADIILSANVSPLRDEAIVRLLEDRRITGKSFFKNLWEDLKYPPILKIMGRAITLEGREITKLRKDKMDLFINLHIEEFSFFDFNKFGEIIRKGEEEAESHLEEIYDLFYPGKRFSKKKR